In Oryza sativa Japonica Group chromosome 3, ASM3414082v1, one DNA window encodes the following:
- the LOC4331871 gene encoding uncharacterized protein: protein MFFFPFFLPWIPMATTVKSRPPPPPPPPPPHALPAVTTRRRGSSSSSPAAAKASVFLSAPRELLLVLCSLLVVAVLFVSSSAAAAAEDGAEGSDGDLGGCLGFRDGCADRSALCFSPSAVESMLASEDDGVKEMDLVVSRDWGPPPPPSLGFRLPGHRGVVTCSSAADALITSRNGVGREDGGERWYNVASCQAPLVPDNWMRAMAGATPELDAADASTDGIFGSSSLDVEISPPVLDWGKSSLYVASMATLTVVNLNNDSALRVYEPFSTDPQFYVYGYDDLVLQPRENASVTFIFLPKLLGSSSAHLVLQTNFGGFIIQAKGMAVRSPYQLEPLAGMDVITGGRLERNLSIFNPFDDSLYVEEVAVWMSSFQGTKQSSHIVCQLGPFDESLEFTSLSSNWYTASSTEFGLPMIHIRPSEQWEVLPTQSSTVVELKLQPLSEGMVFGAICMKLRNCTSDRVDTVVIPMELEVRARTYHEPTNLVSVTFERVSSCAGVGSIISLSLRNEGTKLLRIVRVTEDNRDGSNNFEVKYLNGLILFPDTVTDIALIKYTSVPTDNSFDNCNIVVETNSSVGSSILIPCRDVISATLSYTASAVTESDGPFSEDELSANSRTGSLGSIVEVKGLQHMKPTITRAYKADDTVLRRWRSHGTRTGISVLTDQKMLFPIVQVGSQFSKWITVHNPSLEHASMQLVLNSEEIIGQCKTINDACEHTFSSRSPEVDSTETRFGFSLSDAAITEAIVGPLESALLGPIIFRPSNQCMWSSMVLIRSNISGMEWLPLQAHGGRQSIVLLEESEPVWKLEFNLISDIQNKSALSKSEFTSPLCGQHLSKEIHVKNSGDLPLQVTKVKISGADCAVDGFSVDNCKGFSLAPSESIRMLVSFKADFSSAMVQRDLELAMTTGIFIIPMTANIPVCMLDQCRKSYLRSIHWKTLIFLFGTVSVFVLVFARGVPTSLSGGSQDCYIKIHDGKGTIDKPVKPSFLQCSSKTSRSTREHKRDKETHKYPADIHNSPKRTEDKNNADEQLNTTSTMSLPPSNTVEDKVSIEAPETSGNLTIRVARDKGKRRKRKVGGAGLAAKFEVSSSHSGNSTPSSPLSPSSTPKQSWSFSGTPSELKHSSKLENGSDIEARPPSARNNHEKSSWLQTAKEQPAPPPSVTSGNPSPSPSPSPTAPTNAWRSPLLSSPSPIAPRSRAPGSNLMKDKAVKRTEGAATTTTTRKKDFTYDIWGDHFSGHLLGKAREVAPPCYKMFAASEGASNSFFAREPQALVTKPPSPSPSSSSSSSPPVTRGRGSLPSDVASGYGIN from the exons atgttttttttcccattttttcTTCCGTGGATTCCCATGGCCACCACAGTGAAGtctcggccgccgccaccgccaccgccgccgccgccgcatgccctCCCCGCCGtgaccacccgccgccgcggctcctcctcctcttcgccggcggcggcgaaggcttCGGTGTTCTTGTCCGCTCCTCG GGAGTTGCTGCTTGTTCTTTGCAGCCTCTTGGTGGTTGCTGTGCtgttcgtctcgtcgtcggcggcggcggcggcggaggatggtGCGGAGGGGAGTGATGGCGACCTCGGCGGCTGCCTCGGTTTCCGGGATGGCTGCGCGGACCGGAGCGCCCTGTGCTTCTCGCCCTCGGCAGTTGAGTCCATGCTTGCAAGCGAGGATGATGGAGTCAAGGAGATGGATTTGGTGGTGTCGAGAGACTggggaccaccaccaccaccgtcgttGGGCTTCCGGTTGCCCGGCCACCGCGGCGTGGTGAcgtgctcgtcggcggcggacgcgctGATCACCTCCCGGAATGGGGTGGGACGGGAGGATGGTGGTGAGAGGTGGTATAATGTGGCGTCGTGCCAGGCGCCCCTTGTGCCTGACAATTGGATGCGGGCGATGGCCGGCGCGACGCCGGAGCTGGATGCCGCGGATGCCAGCACCGATGGCATTTTCGGTTCGTCGTCGTTGGATGTTGAGATTAGCCCGCCGGTGTTGGATTGGGGGAAGAGTAGCTTGTATGTGGCTTCCATGGCCACCCTGACCGTGGTGAATTTGAACAATGACAGTGCCTTGCGCGTGTACGAGCCGTTCAGTACCGACCCGCAGTTTTATGTGTATGGTTATGATGATCTGGTGCTGCAGCCTAGAGAGAATGCATCAGTCACCTTCATATTCTTGCCGAAGTTGCTAGGCTCTTCATCGGCGCATTTGGTTTTGCAGACGAATTTCGGTGGGTTCATTATACAGGCTAAGGGCATGGCTGTCAGATCACCTTATCAGTTGGAGCCACTAGCTGGGATGGATGTCATAACAGGTGGACGGCTGGAGAGGAACTTGTCGATATTCAACCCTTTTGATGATTCTCTCTATGTCGAGGAAGTGGCTGTTTGGATGTCTTCATTCCAGGGCACAAAACAATCTTCTCATATAGTTTGTCAGTTAGGCCCTTTTGACGAGTCGTTGGAGTTTACTTCTTTGAGTAGCAACTGGTATACAGCAAGTAGTACTGAATTTGGATTGCCGATGATCCATATCAGGCCTAGTGAGCAATGGGAGGTGCTTCCTACACAAAGCAGCACTGTTGTAGAGTTAAAACTGCAACCTCTTTCAGAAGGAATGGTGTTCGGTGCTATCTGCATGAAATTACGCAATTGCACATCTGATAGAGTAGACACTGTTGTTATACCTATGGAGTTAGAGGTGCGTGCACGTACCTACCATGAACCCACTAACTTAGTTTCGGTCACATTTGAGCGTGTATCATCTTGTGCTGGAGTTGGGTCAATTATTTCCCTTTCTTTAAGGAATGAGGGAACAAAGTTACTGAGGATTGTAAGGGTAACTGAGGATAACAGGGATGGATCAAATAATTTTGAGGTTAAGTACCTGAATGGACTGATACTCTTTCCTGATACTGTAACAGATATAGCGCTGATAAAATATACTTCAGTTCCAACGGATAACTCATTTGACAACTGCAATATAGTGGTAGAAACGAACAGTTCTGTTGGTAGTTCAATCCTGATACCCTGCCGAGATGTGATATCTGCAACTCTTTCTTATACGGCTAGCGCTGTTACTGAATCTGATGGGCCATTTTCTGAAGATGAGTTATCTGCTAACTCAAGGACAGGATCTTTGGGCAGCATTGTAGAAGTAAAAGGCCTGCAACACATGAAG CCAACAATTACAAGGGCATATAAAGCTGATGATACAGTACTTAGAAGATGGAGATCTCATGGTACAAGAACTGGGATTTCTGTTCTCACAGATCAAAAAATGCTGTTTCCTATTGTCCAAGTTGGATCACAGTTTTCTAAATGGATAACCGTCCATAACCCAAGCCTAGAGCATGCATCCATGCAACTGGTTCTGAATTCTGAGGAAATTATTGGTCAGTGCAAAACTATAAATGATGCATGTGAACATACATTCTCGAGCAGGTCCCCTGAAGTTGACTCAACAGAGACTAGATTTGGCTTCTCATTAAGTGATGCAGCAATCACTGAGGCCATTGTTGGTCCTTTGGAGAGTGCTTTACTTGGTCCTATCATCTTCCGTCCATCAAATCAGTGCATGTGGTCAAGCATGGTGTTGATCAGAAGCAATATTTCAGGCATGGAGTGGCTGCCTCTTCAAGCACATGGCGGACGGCAATCTATTGTCCTTCTGGAGGAATCTGAACCTGTTTGGAAGCTAGAGTTTAACCTCATTTCCGATATTCAGAATAAGTCAGCATTGTCTAAATCAGAGTTCACCAGCCCTTTGTGCGGTCAACATTTGTCGAAAGAAATACATGTCAAAAATAGCGGTGACCTTCCTCTTCAAGTGACAAAGGTTAAAATCTCTGGAGCTGATTGTGCTGTGGATGGATTTTCAGTAGATAACTGCAAGGGATTTAGCTTAGCGCCAAGTGAATCAATAAGAATGCTTGTTTCTTTTAAAGCTGACTTCTCTTCAGCTATGGTTCAGAGAGATCTTGAATTGGCTATGACTACCGGGATTTTCATAATCCCTATGACTGCAAACATTCCTGTTTGTATGCTTGACCAGTGCAGAAAGTCGTACCTCAGATCCATCCATTGGAAAACATTGATATTCCTTTTTGGAACTGTATCCGTGTTTGTTCTGGTGTTCGCGAGAGGTGTCCCAACTTCTTTGTCAGGGGGCTCTCAAGATTGCTATATCAAGATTCATGATGGGAAAGGTACCATCGACAAGCCTGTTAAGCCCTCTTTCCTTCAGTGTAGCAGCAAAACTTCCAG GTCAACAAGGGAGCACAAAAGAGACAAAGAAACTCATAAATACCCTGCGGATATTCATAATAGCCCCAAGAGGACAGAAGACAAGAACAATGCAGATGAACAACTGAATACAACTTCAACTATGTCTCTGCCCCCTAGTAATACTGTGGAAGACAAGGTATCAATTGAAGCTCCAGAAACTAGTGGAAATCTAACCATCAGAGTTGCTAGAGACAaagggaagagaagaaagaggaaaGTCGGTGGCGCAGGACTCGCAGCAAAGTTTGAGGTTTCTAGCAGCCACAGTGGGAATTCGACACCGTCTTCGCCATTGTCACCTAGTTCAACCCCAAAACAAAGCTGGTCTTTCTCTGGCACACCATCAGAACTGAAGCACAGCAGTAAACTTGAGAATGGATCTGACATTGAGGCAAGGCCACCATCTGCTAGGAATAACCATGAGAAGAGTTCTTGGTTGCAAACTGCTAAAGAGCAACCTGCTCCACCACCTTCAGTAACATCAGGAaatccatcgccgtcgccatcgccttcACCTACTGCACCAACCAATGCATGGCGCTCGCCATTGTTGTCCTCGCCTTCCCCGATCGCGCCTCGTTCTCGCGCTCCTGGATCCAACCTGATGAAAGATAAGGCTGTGAAGAGAACCGAGGGcgccgcgacgacgacaacaacgAGGAAGAAAGACTTCACATATGACATCTGGGGGGACCATTTCTCCGGCCATCTGCTGGGGAAGGCAAGGGAGGTGGCGCCGCCATGCTACAAGATGTTTGCTGCTTCTGAAGGCGCCTCCAATAGCTTCTTCGCGAGGGAGCCCCAGGCCCTGGTGACGAAGccgccatctccatctccatcttcatcttcatcttcttcgcCTCCGGTGACCCGCGGTCGCGGGTCGCTGCCGTCCGATGTAGCATCTggttatggaataaattaa
- the LOC4331872 gene encoding mADS-box transcription factor 47 isoform 2 (isoform 2 is encoded by transcript variant 2) yields the protein MAGGGGGGGRGEGEGRAATGKRERIAIRRIDNLAARQVTFSKRRRGLFKKAEELSILCDAEVGLVVFSATGKLFQFASTSMEQIIDRYNSHSKTLQRAEPSQLDLQGEDSSTCARLKEELAETSLRLRQMRGEELHRLNVEQLQELEKSLESGLGSVLKTKSKKILDEIDGLERKRMQLIEENLRLKEQLQVSRMSRMEEMQPGPDSEIVYEEGQSSESVTNASYPRPPPDNDYSSDTSLRLGLSLFSSK from the exons atggctggcggcggcggtggcgggggaaggggggagggggaggggagggcggcgacggggaagagggagaggatagCAATACGGAGGATCGACAACCTGGCGGCGAGGCAGGTGACCTTCTCGAAGCGGAGGAGGGGGCTGTTCAAGAAGGCCGAGGAGCTCTCCATCCTCTGCGACGCCGAGGTCGGGCTCGTCGTCTTCTCCGCCACCGGCAAGCTCTTCCAATTCGCCAGCACCag CATGGAACAGATTATTGACCGGTACAACTCGCATTCCAAGACACTTCAGAGAGCAGAACCTTCTCAACTCGACTTACAA GGGGAGGACAGCAGTACTTGTGCCAGACTAAAGGAGGAGCTTGCAGAAACTAGCCTTAGGCTGAG GcagatgagaggagaggagctgCACAGGCTGAATGTGGAACAGCTGCAGGAGCTAGAGAAGAGCCTCGAGTCCGGTCTAGGCTCTGTTCTCAAGACCAAG AGCAAGAAAATTCTGGATGAGATCGATGGACTGGAACGAAAG AGGATGCAATTGATAGAGGAGAATTTAAGGCTGAAGGAGCAA CTGCAGGTGTCCAGGATGTCAAGAATGGAGGAGATGCAGCCTGGGCCTGATTCAGAAATCGTGTACGAGGAAGGGCAGTCGTCTGAATCTGTCACCAATGCTTCTTACCCGCGACCTCCACCCGACAACGACTACAGCTCTGATACATCTCTCAGGCTCGG GTTGTCACTCTTCAGCTCCAAGTGA
- the LOC4331872 gene encoding mADS-box transcription factor 47 isoform 1 (isoform 1 is encoded by transcript variant 1) has protein sequence MAGGGGGGGRGEGEGRAATGKRERIAIRRIDNLAARQVTFSKRRRGLFKKAEELSILCDAEVGLVVFSATGKLFQFASTSMEQIIDRYNSHSKTLQRAEPSQLDLQGEDSSTCARLKEELAETSLRLRQMRGEELHRLNVEQLQELEKSLESGLGSVLKTKSKKILDEIDGLERKRMQLIEENLRLKEQVSRMSRMEEMQPGPDSEIVYEEGQSSESVTNASYPRPPPDNDYSSDTSLRLGLSLFSSK, from the exons atggctggcggcggcggtggcgggggaaggggggagggggaggggagggcggcgacggggaagagggagaggatagCAATACGGAGGATCGACAACCTGGCGGCGAGGCAGGTGACCTTCTCGAAGCGGAGGAGGGGGCTGTTCAAGAAGGCCGAGGAGCTCTCCATCCTCTGCGACGCCGAGGTCGGGCTCGTCGTCTTCTCCGCCACCGGCAAGCTCTTCCAATTCGCCAGCACCag CATGGAACAGATTATTGACCGGTACAACTCGCATTCCAAGACACTTCAGAGAGCAGAACCTTCTCAACTCGACTTACAA GGGGAGGACAGCAGTACTTGTGCCAGACTAAAGGAGGAGCTTGCAGAAACTAGCCTTAGGCTGAG GcagatgagaggagaggagctgCACAGGCTGAATGTGGAACAGCTGCAGGAGCTAGAGAAGAGCCTCGAGTCCGGTCTAGGCTCTGTTCTCAAGACCAAG AGCAAGAAAATTCTGGATGAGATCGATGGACTGGAACGAAAG AGGATGCAATTGATAGAGGAGAATTTAAGGCTGAAGGAGCAA GTGTCCAGGATGTCAAGAATGGAGGAGATGCAGCCTGGGCCTGATTCAGAAATCGTGTACGAGGAAGGGCAGTCGTCTGAATCTGTCACCAATGCTTCTTACCCGCGACCTCCACCCGACAACGACTACAGCTCTGATACATCTCTCAGGCTCGG GTTGTCACTCTTCAGCTCCAAGTGA